From a single Mycobacteriales bacterium genomic region:
- a CDS encoding PAC2 family protein: MHQQDPHDLYEVEADLPRLDGPVLVQALDGFVDAGSAKRLARAHLLQSHDSRVIATFDVDALLDYRARRPLMTFDEDHWTGYADPLLAVHLAHDAEGTPFLVLAGPEPDVRWEAFTAAVGELVVQLGVSTTVGLNAIPMAVPHTRPLGIIAHATRPELVAGHERWVGTVQVPASAGHLLEYRLGQAGHDAAGFAVAVPHYLADAEYPAAAMSLLGSLAGLTGLSFATGALESAAADVRTQVDETVAGSDEVRGVVEALERQYDAYLAGAGRSLLAEMGGSLPTAEQLGDELERFLAEQTEEGS, from the coding sequence GTGCACCAGCAGGACCCGCACGACCTGTACGAGGTGGAGGCCGACCTGCCCCGGCTCGACGGCCCGGTGCTGGTGCAGGCGCTCGACGGGTTCGTCGATGCGGGCAGCGCCAAGCGACTGGCGCGGGCACACCTGCTGCAGAGCCACGACTCCCGGGTGATCGCCACCTTCGACGTCGACGCGCTGCTGGACTACCGGGCGCGTCGTCCGCTGATGACCTTCGACGAGGACCACTGGACGGGGTACGCCGATCCGCTGTTGGCCGTGCACCTGGCCCACGACGCGGAGGGGACGCCGTTCCTGGTGCTCGCCGGTCCGGAGCCGGACGTCCGCTGGGAGGCCTTCACGGCCGCCGTCGGTGAGCTGGTCGTCCAGCTCGGCGTGAGCACCACCGTCGGCCTGAACGCCATCCCCATGGCGGTCCCCCACACCCGCCCGCTGGGCATCATCGCGCACGCCACCCGGCCGGAGCTGGTCGCGGGCCACGAGCGCTGGGTGGGCACGGTGCAGGTGCCCGCGAGCGCCGGCCACCTGCTGGAGTACCGGCTCGGCCAGGCCGGCCACGACGCGGCCGGCTTCGCGGTCGCGGTGCCGCACTACCTGGCCGACGCGGAGTACCCCGCCGCCGCGATGTCGCTGCTGGGCAGTCTGGCCGGCCTCACCGGCCTGTCCTTCGCGACCGGAGCACTGGAGAGCGCCGCGGCGGACGTGCGCACGCAGGTGGACGAGACCGTGGCCGGGTCGGACGAGGTGCGCGGCGTCGTCGAGGCGCTCGAGCGGCAGTACGACGCCTATCTGGCCGGTGCCGGCCGCAGCCTGCTCGCCGAGATGGGCGGCTCGCTGCCGACCGCCGAGCAACTCGGCGACGAACTGGAGCGCTTCCTCGCCGAGCAGACGGAGGAAGGCTCCTGA
- a CDS encoding DUF2203 domain-containing protein has product MSAAPVAFGAMGLFTVEQAREELARLRPVLDELVVLRADAAELAAAVRTGGASLLGGLPELKAAEARLDELMTTVQSTGAELKGWAPLLVDFPTELDGVPVLLCWLEGDPLLAWYHRADLGFAGRRPLA; this is encoded by the coding sequence ATGAGCGCAGCTCCCGTAGCCTTCGGCGCCATGGGGCTGTTCACGGTCGAGCAGGCACGCGAGGAGCTGGCTCGGCTGCGGCCCGTGCTCGACGAGCTGGTCGTGCTGCGCGCCGACGCGGCCGAGCTCGCGGCAGCCGTCCGTACCGGCGGGGCGTCGCTGCTCGGCGGCCTGCCCGAGCTGAAGGCGGCCGAGGCCCGGCTGGACGAGCTGATGACGACGGTCCAGTCCACGGGCGCGGAGCTCAAGGGATGGGCGCCGCTGCTGGTGGACTTTCCCACGGAACTGGACGGCGTACCCGTCCTGCTGTGCTGGCTGGAGGGCGACCCGTTGCTGGCGTGGTATCACCGGGCCGATCTCGGCTTCGCGGGCCGCCGCCCGCTCGCGTGA
- a CDS encoding C40 family peptidase produces the protein MYSPRHARPSCLPARAAAGTTLTAVLLPLVLAGPAFAQESATPTATIGSSPEPTPSAEPMRAQTTMRISATTVGDDGRSSIGVRLLADDRAVPDALVDVEARTGSTWSSVAQLRTNAQGLAVGSLPFSESTRIRATHSGSATRTSGTSPEIVVVRKQVTAMRISATQAGADGRSRIGVRLLADGRAVQNGYIRLEAATGSGWQYIGRLLSNAEGLGQGSLPFDRDTRIRATYAGSSTRTPGASPEIVVKATTLGRRAVQIAAEQQGKPYRYGSTGPSSFDCSGFTTYIFKTRLGKSIPRTSAQQEASIPRVAQSAKRPGDLLFFRSGGRVSHVGVYAGSGRMWAAPTTGDRVKLQAIYSSSYTVGRVS, from the coding sequence ATGTACTCCCCGCGTCATGCCCGTCCGTCCTGCCTGCCCGCCCGCGCCGCGGCCGGCACCACGCTGACCGCCGTCCTGCTCCCGCTCGTTCTCGCCGGCCCCGCCTTCGCGCAGGAGTCGGCCACCCCCACCGCCACCATCGGCTCCAGCCCCGAGCCGACGCCCTCCGCCGAACCGATGCGTGCGCAGACGACGATGCGCATCTCGGCCACCACCGTCGGCGACGACGGCCGCTCCTCGATCGGGGTCCGGCTGCTCGCCGACGACCGGGCCGTCCCCGACGCGCTGGTCGACGTCGAGGCGCGAACCGGCTCCACCTGGAGTTCCGTCGCGCAGCTGAGGACCAACGCCCAGGGCCTGGCCGTCGGGTCGCTGCCGTTCTCCGAGAGCACCCGTATCCGGGCCACCCACTCGGGCAGTGCCACGCGTACCAGCGGCACCAGCCCGGAGATCGTGGTGGTGCGCAAGCAGGTCACCGCGATGCGCATCTCGGCCACGCAGGCCGGCGCCGACGGCCGCTCGCGCATCGGTGTCCGGCTGCTCGCCGACGGCCGGGCGGTGCAGAACGGCTACATCCGGCTGGAGGCGGCCACCGGCTCGGGCTGGCAGTACATCGGCCGGCTGCTCAGCAACGCCGAGGGCCTCGGCCAGGGGTCGCTGCCGTTCGACCGCGACACCCGCATCCGGGCGACGTACGCCGGCAGCAGCACGCGTACGCCCGGCGCCAGCCCGGAGATCGTCGTGAAGGCGACCACGCTGGGCCGGCGAGCCGTGCAGATCGCGGCGGAGCAGCAGGGCAAGCCCTACCGCTACGGCTCGACCGGCCCGAGCAGCTTCGACTGCTCCGGTTTCACCACCTACATCTTCAAGACCCGCCTGGGCAAGAGCATCCCGCGCACCAGCGCGCAGCAGGAGGCGTCGATCCCGCGCGTCGCACAGTCCGCCAAGCGCCCCGGCGACCTGCTGTTCTTCCGCAGCGGCGGCCGGGTCAGCCACGTCGGCGTCTACGCCGGCAGCGGCCGGATGTGGGCCGCGCCGACCACCGGCGACCGGGTGAAGCTGCAGGCCATCTACTCCAGCAGCTACACGGTGGGCCGGGTCTCCTAG
- a CDS encoding ATP-dependent DNA helicase: MTGARATKALQALDAALGAVPGSQERPGQRRMVEAVATALGSGEHLLVQAGTGTGKSLGYLVPALVSGKRVVVATATKALQAQLVDKDLPRLVRALAPVLKRTPTYALAKGRGNYLCLQQVHGGPGAREDEPDSLFDGPASSLGTQVVRLRDWAGETESGDRDEVPFPVTDRAWRQVSVSARECLGSRCPDRADCFSEQAREVAREADVIVANHTLLALDVFTGVQVLPERDAVVLDEAHEFVSSVTEALSHELTLGDVRRAVGAVGELVSEATVSRLEDARDGLEGVLQLLEPGWVRALDRHSLDVLGLLEAAATAACSEITREMSSGELAGNDVELARRERARGALTAVAEAAREIGTPSVSSAVYATADGSTTRLRVSPLRVGGALGSRLFGETTVVATSATLTLGGSFRHAAGQLGLTWLAGSPMGEGEPHDGREQAAVDEALDGAEDDPPPRWKHLDVGSPFDYRRQSQLWVARELPDPGRMGVSWAREVDALLVELVLAAGGRTLGLFSSTAAAVRAAAAVREATDLPILLQGEDSAGALQHAFGADARSCLFGTRSFWQGVDTPGSACQLVVIDRIPFGHVEDPLSKARLAAAADAGRNGFLEVTLPPAAVLLAQGTGRLIRSTQDRGVVAVLDPRLETAGYAGVLLASLPPFYRARSKEAVLASLRAIDASAPPLTPVGPPPSERRRALAG, from the coding sequence GTGACGGGGGCCCGCGCGACGAAGGCGCTGCAGGCGCTGGACGCCGCGCTGGGGGCCGTGCCGGGATCGCAGGAGCGGCCCGGCCAGCGCCGGATGGTCGAGGCCGTCGCCACCGCCCTGGGCTCCGGCGAGCACCTGCTCGTCCAGGCCGGTACGGGCACCGGCAAGTCGCTGGGCTACCTCGTCCCGGCCCTGGTCTCGGGCAAGCGCGTCGTGGTGGCCACGGCCACCAAGGCGCTGCAGGCGCAGCTGGTCGACAAGGACCTGCCGCGGCTGGTGCGGGCGCTCGCACCGGTGCTGAAGCGCACCCCGACCTACGCGCTCGCGAAGGGACGGGGCAACTACCTGTGCCTGCAGCAGGTGCACGGCGGACCGGGGGCCCGTGAGGACGAGCCCGACTCGTTGTTCGACGGCCCGGCGTCCTCGCTCGGCACGCAGGTCGTCCGGTTGCGCGACTGGGCCGGCGAGACGGAGAGCGGCGACCGCGACGAGGTGCCGTTCCCGGTGACCGACCGGGCCTGGCGGCAGGTGTCGGTCAGCGCCCGCGAGTGCCTGGGCAGTCGATGTCCCGACCGAGCCGACTGCTTCTCCGAGCAGGCCCGCGAGGTCGCGCGCGAGGCGGACGTGATCGTGGCCAACCACACCCTGCTCGCGCTGGACGTCTTCACCGGCGTGCAGGTGCTGCCCGAGCGCGATGCCGTCGTGCTCGACGAGGCGCACGAGTTCGTCAGCTCCGTCACCGAGGCCCTCTCCCACGAGCTGACGCTCGGCGACGTCCGGCGGGCCGTGGGTGCGGTGGGCGAGCTGGTGTCCGAGGCGACGGTGAGCCGGCTCGAGGACGCGCGCGACGGGCTGGAGGGGGTGCTGCAGCTGCTGGAGCCGGGCTGGGTGCGGGCGCTGGACCGGCACTCGCTCGACGTCCTCGGGCTGCTCGAGGCCGCCGCCACGGCGGCCTGCAGCGAGATCACCCGTGAGATGTCGTCCGGCGAGCTGGCCGGGAACGACGTCGAGCTGGCCCGGCGGGAACGGGCCCGTGGCGCCCTGACCGCGGTGGCCGAGGCGGCCCGGGAGATCGGCACCCCGTCGGTCTCCTCGGCGGTCTACGCGACGGCGGACGGCTCCACCACCCGGTTGCGGGTGTCGCCGCTGCGGGTCGGCGGCGCGCTCGGCAGCCGGTTGTTCGGCGAGACCACCGTGGTGGCGACGTCGGCGACGCTGACCCTGGGCGGGTCGTTCCGGCACGCCGCCGGGCAGCTCGGCCTGACCTGGCTGGCGGGCTCCCCGATGGGGGAGGGCGAGCCGCACGACGGTCGCGAGCAGGCCGCGGTGGACGAGGCGCTCGACGGTGCCGAGGACGACCCGCCGCCGCGCTGGAAGCACCTCGACGTCGGCAGCCCCTTCGACTACCGCCGGCAGTCGCAGCTGTGGGTCGCGCGGGAGCTGCCCGACCCCGGCCGGATGGGCGTGTCCTGGGCGCGTGAGGTCGACGCGCTGCTCGTCGAGCTGGTGCTGGCGGCCGGCGGCCGGACCCTCGGGCTGTTCAGCTCGACCGCCGCGGCGGTCCGGGCGGCGGCGGCCGTCCGCGAGGCGACCGACCTGCCGATCCTGCTCCAGGGCGAGGACTCGGCGGGGGCGCTGCAGCACGCCTTCGGCGCCGACGCCCGCAGCTGCCTGTTCGGCACCCGCTCGTTCTGGCAGGGCGTGGACACCCCCGGCAGCGCCTGCCAGCTCGTCGTGATCGACCGCATCCCGTTCGGGCATGTCGAGGACCCGCTGTCCAAGGCGCGGCTCGCGGCTGCAGCCGACGCCGGGCGCAACGGCTTTCTCGAGGTGACCCTGCCTCCGGCGGCGGTGCTGCTGGCGCAGGGCACCGGCCGGCTGATCCGGTCGACGCAGGACCGCGGCGTGGTGGCGGTGCTGGACCCACGGCTGGAGACCGCCGGCTACGCCGGGGTGCTGCTGGCCAGCCTGCCGCCGTTCTACCGGGCCCGGTCGAAGGAGGCGGTGCTCGCCTCGCTGCGGGCCATCGACGCGTCGGCGCCACCACTGACCCCCGTGGGCCCGCCGCCGTCCGAGCGCCGCCGGGCCCTCGCCGGCTGA
- a CDS encoding enoyl-CoA hydratase-related protein: MDLVTVLGDAASHLSVSRAGGVVTLAFTRPDKHNAVSYAMWRALARLMPVLAADERCDVVVVRGTPGGPFSSGADIGEFSTLRADPEGAQAYGEAVEAGEQALIGFPKPTVALIEGFAIGGGSQIALACDLRVCETGSRFGIPPAKLGVVYALGSTARLVETVGAAWARWILLTGDLLDAPTALRIGLVHEVVEPGAVEDRAYSLARILAARARVSAIGGKALIARAAAGRLAEDDDVLALYRQSWTSAEYAEGVAAFLAKRAPDFPAARGGTS; the protein is encoded by the coding sequence ATGGACCTGGTGACGGTGCTCGGCGACGCGGCCTCCCACCTGTCGGTGAGCCGTGCGGGCGGTGTCGTGACGCTGGCCTTCACCCGGCCCGACAAGCACAACGCCGTCTCGTACGCGATGTGGCGGGCCCTCGCCCGGTTGATGCCGGTGCTCGCGGCCGACGAGCGCTGCGACGTGGTCGTCGTACGCGGAACTCCGGGCGGGCCCTTCTCCAGTGGCGCCGACATCGGCGAGTTCTCCACCCTGCGCGCCGATCCGGAGGGCGCACAGGCCTACGGCGAGGCGGTCGAGGCGGGGGAGCAGGCGCTGATCGGCTTCCCGAAGCCGACGGTGGCGCTGATCGAGGGCTTCGCCATCGGCGGCGGGAGTCAGATCGCGCTGGCCTGCGACCTGCGGGTCTGCGAGACCGGTTCCCGCTTCGGGATTCCCCCGGCGAAGCTGGGCGTCGTCTATGCCCTCGGTTCCACGGCCCGGCTGGTGGAGACCGTCGGCGCCGCGTGGGCTCGCTGGATCCTGCTGACGGGCGACCTGCTCGACGCGCCCACCGCACTGCGCATCGGCCTGGTGCACGAGGTCGTGGAGCCCGGCGCCGTCGAGGACCGGGCGTACTCCCTCGCGCGGATCCTGGCCGCCCGGGCCCGGGTGTCCGCGATCGGCGGCAAGGCGCTGATCGCGCGTGCGGCGGCCGGCCGGCTGGCGGAGGACGACGACGTGCTCGCGCTCTACCGGCAGTCGTGGACCAGCGCGGAGTACGCCGAGGGAGTCGCGGCCTTCCTCGCCAAGCGGGCACCGGACTTCCCGGCGGCGCGGGGCGGCACGAGCTGA
- a CDS encoding ATP-binding cassette domain-containing protein — MTAQVRARGLVKRYGEVTALDGLDLDVEEGTVLGLLGPNGAGKTTAVRILTTLLVPDAGTAEVAGLDVLREPARVRGVIGLSGQYAAVDEYLTGFENLDMIGRLYRLGRSRSRARARELLERFLLTDAADRPVKGYSGGMRRRLDLAGALVAAPPVLFLDEPTTGLDPRSRSDMWEVIRELVRGGTTLLLTTQYLEEADVLADEIVVIDHGRAIAQGTADALKSQVGGERIEVVLGATAELEQARGVLVAVATGEVLVDEHTRRLTAAVSGGGKVLVDALARLDASGIEVLDVALRRPTLDDVFLSLTGHAAAPDEAQGGQR; from the coding sequence ATGACGGCGCAGGTGCGCGCGCGAGGTCTGGTGAAGCGGTACGGCGAGGTGACCGCGCTCGACGGCCTGGACCTCGACGTCGAGGAGGGCACGGTCCTCGGCCTGCTCGGACCCAACGGCGCCGGCAAGACGACGGCTGTGCGCATCCTCACGACGTTGCTGGTGCCCGACGCCGGGACCGCGGAGGTGGCCGGCCTCGACGTGCTGCGCGAGCCGGCCCGGGTGCGGGGGGTCATCGGCCTGTCGGGGCAGTACGCCGCGGTCGACGAGTACCTCACCGGCTTCGAGAACCTCGACATGATCGGCCGCCTCTACCGGCTCGGTCGCAGCCGCTCGCGGGCGCGCGCCCGGGAGCTGCTCGAGCGGTTTCTGCTGACGGACGCCGCGGACCGTCCCGTAAAGGGCTACTCGGGTGGGATGCGCCGCCGGCTGGACCTGGCCGGCGCGCTGGTGGCCGCCCCGCCGGTGCTCTTCCTCGACGAGCCCACCACCGGGCTGGACCCGCGCAGCCGCAGCGACATGTGGGAGGTGATCCGCGAGCTGGTGCGCGGCGGGACCACGCTGCTGCTGACCACGCAGTACCTCGAGGAGGCCGACGTGCTCGCCGACGAGATCGTCGTCATCGACCACGGCCGGGCGATCGCGCAGGGGACCGCCGACGCCCTGAAGTCCCAGGTCGGCGGCGAGCGCATCGAGGTGGTGCTCGGCGCCACGGCGGAGCTGGAGCAGGCGCGCGGGGTGCTCGTCGCCGTCGCGACGGGCGAGGTCCTGGTCGACGAGCACACCCGGCGGCTCACCGCCGCGGTGAGCGGCGGCGGCAAGGTGCTGGTCGACGCGCTCGCCCGGCTCGACGCGTCCGGGATCGAGGTCCTCGACGTGGCGCTTCGCCGTCCCACCCTCGACGACGTCTTCCTGTCCCTCACCGGGCACGCCGCCGCGCCCGACGAGGCGCAGGGAGGTCAGCGATGA
- a CDS encoding ABC transporter permease has translation MSAFTAALGDGAVVARRNLIKVKRVPELLVFTTLQPIMFILLFAYVFGSAIDTGVVDYREFLIAGIFAQTVIFGATLTGAGLADDIQKGIVDRFRSLPMSRSAVLVGRTTSDVLNNVLVITVMSLTGLVVGWRIRTSFLEALGGFLLLLLFAYAISWIMAWVGLLVPSVEVVQSASFIVIFPLTFIANTFVPSAGLPGPLRVVAEWNPVSAVTQAARELFGNLGPGAPEPQVWSLQHPVLYTLLWVALILAVFVPLAVRQYERAASR, from the coding sequence ATGAGCGCGTTCACCGCCGCGCTGGGTGACGGCGCCGTCGTCGCCCGGCGCAATCTGATCAAGGTCAAGCGGGTGCCCGAGCTGCTGGTGTTCACCACGCTCCAGCCGATCATGTTCATCCTGCTGTTCGCCTACGTCTTCGGCAGCGCCATCGACACCGGCGTGGTGGACTACCGCGAGTTCCTCATCGCCGGCATCTTCGCCCAGACGGTGATCTTCGGCGCCACCCTCACCGGCGCCGGCCTGGCCGACGACATCCAGAAGGGGATCGTCGACCGGTTCCGGTCCCTGCCGATGTCCCGCTCTGCGGTGCTGGTCGGCCGCACCACCAGCGACGTGCTGAACAACGTGCTCGTCATCACGGTGATGTCGCTGACCGGGCTGGTCGTCGGCTGGCGGATCCGCACCTCGTTCCTCGAGGCGCTCGGCGGCTTCCTGCTGTTGCTGCTGTTCGCCTACGCCATCTCCTGGATCATGGCCTGGGTCGGGCTGCTGGTGCCGTCGGTGGAGGTCGTCCAGAGTGCGTCGTTCATCGTGATCTTCCCGCTGACCTTCATCGCCAACACCTTCGTGCCCAGCGCCGGCCTGCCCGGCCCGCTGCGGGTCGTCGCCGAGTGGAACCCTGTCTCGGCGGTGACGCAGGCGGCCCGCGAGCTGTTCGGCAACCTCGGGCCGGGCGCACCTGAGCCGCAGGTGTGGTCGCTGCAGCACCCGGTGCTCTACACCCTGCTGTGGGTCGCGCTGATCCTGGCGGTCTTCGTGCCGCTGGCGGTGCGACAGTACGAGCGGGCCGCGTCCCGCTGA
- a CDS encoding fused MFS/spermidine synthase: MSGPVPGRYPVRFGEAELLQDLDAEDGWLLSVDGVAQSYVDRADPTHLEFDYVRLMGDVVDGLPDGPLTAVHLGGGGCTLARYVAATRPGSRQLVVEVDEQLAELVRTSFGTRGFRLRIGDARRELPTLRQGESDLVVADVFESSLVPVHVTTSEWVQQVQRLLRPGGVYVVNVADGGPLAFARAQVATLLAAFEHVLLLADPSVLRGRRFANLVLAGSQARLPEAELTRTVSRAAGRARLVSGNDLRDFTGGAAPVTDATARSVPRPPPDLFRR; the protein is encoded by the coding sequence GTGAGCGGCCCGGTGCCGGGCCGGTATCCCGTGCGCTTCGGCGAGGCCGAGCTGTTGCAGGACCTCGACGCAGAGGACGGCTGGCTGCTCAGCGTCGACGGGGTCGCCCAGTCCTACGTCGACCGCGCCGACCCGACGCACCTCGAGTTCGACTACGTACGGCTGATGGGCGACGTCGTGGACGGCCTGCCCGACGGGCCACTCACCGCCGTGCACCTCGGCGGCGGCGGCTGCACGCTCGCGCGCTACGTGGCCGCGACCCGCCCCGGGTCACGGCAGCTGGTCGTGGAGGTCGACGAGCAGCTCGCCGAGCTGGTGCGCACGTCCTTCGGCACCCGCGGTTTCCGGTTGCGGATCGGCGACGCGCGCCGCGAGCTGCCCACGCTGCGCCAGGGCGAGAGCGACCTCGTCGTCGCCGACGTCTTCGAGAGCTCGCTCGTGCCGGTGCACGTGACGACGTCGGAGTGGGTGCAGCAGGTGCAGCGGCTGCTGCGGCCCGGTGGCGTCTACGTCGTCAACGTCGCCGACGGCGGGCCGCTCGCCTTCGCCCGGGCGCAGGTGGCGACACTGTTGGCGGCGTTCGAGCACGTGCTGCTGCTGGCCGACCCGTCGGTGCTGCGCGGCCGGCGGTTCGCCAACCTGGTGCTCGCCGGGTCACAGGCCCGGCTGCCGGAGGCCGAGCTGACGCGCACGGTGTCACGCGCGGCAGGGCGCGCCCGGCTGGTAAGCGGCAACGATCTGCGCGACTTCACCGGCGGGGCTGCTCCGGTCACCGACGCGACCGCCCGGAGCGTCCCGCGGCCGCCACCGGACCTGTTCCGTCGCTGA
- a CDS encoding NUDIX domain-containing protein, whose amino-acid sequence MTDGDGWLECSLGHQHWGRYGAAGLLAVAPGPYVLLQHRAAWSHDGGTWGVPGGARAGAETAEQAARRETVEETRLDLTALVVRAQHVADHGTWSYTTFVGTLPDRLPVVPERESLELRWVPVGEVADLPLHSAFAAAWPALRRLLP is encoded by the coding sequence ATGACCGACGGCGACGGATGGCTCGAGTGCTCGCTCGGCCACCAGCACTGGGGCCGGTACGGCGCGGCCGGTTTGCTGGCTGTCGCACCCGGGCCGTACGTCCTGCTGCAGCACCGGGCAGCCTGGAGCCACGACGGCGGGACCTGGGGCGTCCCCGGCGGCGCCCGGGCCGGCGCGGAGACCGCCGAGCAGGCGGCCCGCCGGGAGACGGTCGAGGAGACCCGGCTGGATCTCACCGCCCTGGTCGTGCGGGCCCAGCACGTCGCCGACCACGGCACCTGGAGCTACACGACCTTCGTGGGAACTCTCCCGGACCGGCTGCCGGTGGTGCCGGAGCGGGAGAGCCTCGAGCTGCGGTGGGTGCCGGTCGGCGAGGTCGCGGACCTGCCGCTGCACAGCGCGTTCGCCGCTGCCTGGCCCGCGCTGCGCCGGCTGCTGCCGTGA
- a CDS encoding NADP-dependent oxidoreductase has translation MTSAAATPGREVRLVARPQGEPLPADFVLAEVEVRAPGEGEVLVRNLFLSVDPYMRGRMNDAKSYVPPFELGKAMDGGAVGEVIASHADSHAVGDLVLHGLGWRDLAVGPAKGFKILPRGDFSPSYYLGVLGMPGLTAYAGLVEVAGFTEGETVFVSGAAGAVGSLVGQLAKSRGGRVIGSAGSAEKVAWLTGELGFDAAFDYKAAPVAQQLRAAAPDGIDVYFDNVGGEHLEAAIGALKVHGRAAICGMISAYNSTEPPAAPRNLMQVVGKRLKLQGFLVSDHGHLQAEFVREVGPLLADGRLTAQETVVEGIDQAVDAFLGLLSGRNTGKMVVKLG, from the coding sequence ATGACCAGTGCAGCTGCGACACCAGGACGAGAGGTACGCCTGGTGGCCCGGCCGCAGGGCGAGCCGCTGCCGGCCGACTTCGTGCTGGCCGAGGTCGAGGTGCGCGCGCCGGGGGAGGGTGAGGTGCTGGTCCGCAACCTGTTCCTGTCCGTCGACCCCTACATGCGCGGGCGGATGAACGACGCCAAGAGCTATGTCCCGCCCTTCGAGCTCGGGAAGGCGATGGACGGTGGCGCGGTCGGCGAGGTCATCGCCTCGCACGCCGACAGCCACGCCGTCGGCGACCTGGTGCTGCACGGCCTCGGCTGGCGCGACCTCGCCGTCGGCCCGGCCAAGGGCTTCAAGATCCTGCCGCGGGGGGACTTCTCGCCGTCGTACTACCTGGGGGTGCTCGGCATGCCGGGGCTCACGGCGTACGCGGGGCTCGTCGAGGTGGCGGGGTTCACCGAGGGGGAGACGGTCTTCGTCTCGGGCGCCGCGGGGGCGGTCGGCAGTCTGGTCGGGCAGCTGGCGAAGTCGCGCGGCGGCCGGGTGATCGGCAGTGCCGGCTCGGCGGAGAAGGTCGCCTGGCTGACCGGGGAGCTCGGCTTCGACGCGGCCTTCGACTACAAGGCGGCGCCGGTGGCTCAGCAGCTGCGGGCGGCGGCGCCGGACGGCATCGACGTCTACTTCGACAACGTCGGTGGGGAGCACCTGGAGGCGGCGATCGGTGCGCTGAAGGTGCACGGGCGGGCGGCGATCTGCGGGATGATCAGCGCCTACAACAGCACCGAGCCGCCCGCCGCACCCCGCAACCTCATGCAGGTCGTCGGCAAGCGGCTGAAGCTGCAGGGCTTCCTGGTCAGCGACCACGGGCACCTGCAGGCGGAGTTCGTCCGCGAGGTCGGTCCGCTGCTGGCCGACGGCCGGCTGACGGCGCAGGAGACGGTGGTCGAGGGGATCGACCAGGCGGTCGACGCCTTCCTCGGCCTGCTCTCCGGGCGCAACACCGGCAAGATGGTGGTCAAGCTCGGTTGA